A region from the Vicia villosa cultivar HV-30 ecotype Madison, WI linkage group LG3, Vvil1.0, whole genome shotgun sequence genome encodes:
- the LOC131660170 gene encoding uncharacterized protein LOC131660170 isoform X2 yields MRVLTYTCPWPADHPKSDEYFSDPRLAAYAVPYKQVVSGNDAGKDFLQKQVEILRTKNHWRKAYLYLWDEPLNLEQYDSLRNMARDIRAYAPDARILTTYYCGPNDAPLAPTPFEAFVKVPCFLRPHNQIYCTSSGLDVPEVYFFSETPFM; encoded by the exons ATGCGTGTTTTAACATACACATGTCCATGGCCAG CGGATCATCCAAAATCAGATGAATATTTTTCAGACCCTCGGTTGGCAGCATATGCTGTGCCATATAAACAAGTAGTCTCCGG TAACGATGCGGGGAAGGATTTCTTGCAGAAACAAGTTGAGATATTGAGAACCAAGAATCACTGGAGAAAAGCTTACCTTTACTTGTGGGACGAG CCACTAAATTTGGAACAATATGATTCTCTTCGCAACATGGCAAGAGACATCCGTGCTTATGCTCCAGATGCTCGTATTTTAACTACATACTATTGTG GGCCAAATGATGCACCTCTTGCACCTACTCCATTTGAGGCTTTTGTAAAAGTTCCATGTTTTCTGCGTCCTCATAATCAAATTTATTGTACAAG TTCTGGGTTGGATGTTCCTGAAGTCTACTTCTTTAGCGAGACTCCATTTATG TGA
- the LOC131660170 gene encoding transcription termination factor MTERF8, chloroplastic-like isoform X1: MALAALPLFSNPPCRCSSSHSRQPSTFSSHLQTQPFISPLTKSQPPNNNYLLFQFRPSINCRSSSHTPNLDFQYVRLVTLFQEIGISFEETNLLLSNASELTSIQLDLLRYHILSLKSLGLGRMSINHIVTKQLNMLTSNEIDPLLNFLRNELQGQVEEAKVKHLLSANQPKELSNFPQKVQLLIDSGIGVDKIAHVLNKVSLSKAICHKSMEEIERVISFLKPFGGVDLILKHPVLLNHDLDNKLKPRFRVLTELSGGDEDSVGKVVNMFPSIMHLRTERLEEQIEFLRSFAELDDQQIFRIVLVYPSIFNSNRERKLRPRLQFLKDCGLDSGDIFKFLIKEPTFLGISFRNNLECKLLFLVKIGYEYRTKELAMAIAASTRTSCGNMQKAVSLFLNYGLSPEDIFAMSKKRPATLQYNPASLEKKIKYLTEEMDRDIQELLDFPAFHGYKLDDEIKYRYEIKKDSCGGQISLNQLLTVSSENFSDRPKKASVKSKLE; the protein is encoded by the exons ATGGCACTAGCAGCACTCCCTCTATTCTCAAATCCTCCATGCCGTTGCTCTTCTTCACATTCCCGTCAACCCTCAACCTTTTCCTCTCATCTTCAAACTCAGCCCTTTATCTCCCCACTCACCAAATCACAACCGCCAAACAACAACTATCTCCTTTTCCAATTTCGGCCCTCCATCAACTGCCGCAGCAGTTCTCACACACCCAATCTCGACTTCCAATACG TCAGACTTGTCACTTTGTTTCAAGAAATCGGTATCAGCTTTGAGGAAACCAATTTGCTCTTGAGCAATGCTTCCGAACTGACCTCGATACAACTAGATTTATTGCGGTATCACATTCTTTCTTTAAAGTCTCTTGGGTTAGGTCGTATGTCCATCAATCACATAGTTACAAAGCAATTAAATATGCTAACTTCAAATGAAATTGACCCATTGTTAAACTTTTTGAGAAATGAATTGCAAGGACAGGTTGAGGAAGCTAAGGTGAAACATCTTTTATCGGCTAATCAGCCAAAAGAATTATCTAATTTTCCTCAGAAGGTTCAATTGCTTATTGACAGTGGAATTGGGGTTGATAAGATTGCACATGTGCTTAACAAAGTGAGTTTGTCAAAGGCAATTTGCCATAAGtcaatggaagaaattgaaagagTAATTAGTTTCTTAAAACCATTTGGTGGTGTTGATTTGATTCTGAAGCACCCTGTGCTTCTCAACCATGATTTGGATAATAAGCTGAAACCGAGATTCAGGGTTCTTACTGAGTTAAGTGGCGGAGATGAGGATAGTGTTGGGAAAGTGGTGAATATGTTCCCTTCGATCATGCATTTAAGGACAGAACGTCTTGAAGAACAAATAGAGTTCTTGAGGTCTTTTGCCGAACTTGATGATCAACAAATATTTAGGATAGTGTTGGTGTATCCATCTATTTTCAATAGTAATAGAGAGAGGAAACTGCGTCCTAGATTACAATTTCTCAAGGATTGTGGGTTAGACTCGGGCGATATCTTTAAATTCTTGATCAAAGAACCGACATTTTTGGGCATTTCGTTCCGCAATAACCTTGAGTGTAAGCTTTTGTTTTTGGTCAAGATTGGGTATGAATATAGGACAAAAGAGTTGGCAATGGCGATTGCGGCTTCTACTAGAACAAGCTGTGGGAATATGCAGAAGGCGGTGAGTTTATTCTTGAATTATGGGTTGTCGCCCGAAGACATTTTTGCTATGAGTAAGAAGCGTCCAGCGACGCTGCAGTATAATCCCGCCTCTCTAGAGAAAAAGATTAAGTATTTGACAGAGGAGATGGATCGTGACATTCAGGAGTTGTTGGATTTTCCTGCATTTCATGGATACAAGTTAGATGACGAAATTAAGTATAGGTATGAAATAAAGAAGGATTCATGCGGGGGACAAATATCTCTCAATCAACTTTTAACTGTTTCAAGTGAGAACTTCAGTGATAGGCCAAAAAAGGCTTCTGTAAAATCTAAATTGGAATAA